A window of the Streptomyces sp. JB150 genome harbors these coding sequences:
- the pyk gene encoding pyruvate kinase, translated as MRRAKIVCTLGPATDSYDQIKALVDAGMDVARFNLSHGGHAEHEERYRRVRKAADETGRSVGVLADLQGPKIRLGRFAEGPVLLERGDTFTITVEDGVDGDRQSCGTTYKGLAGDVTPGERILVDDGKVTLEVTEVDGPRVRTRVVEGGMVSDHKGLNLPGVAVSVPALSEKDEADLRWALRTGFDVIALSFVRSGRDVEDVHRIMDEEGRRLPVIAKVEKPQAVENIEDIVAAFDGIMVARGDLGVEMPLEQVPIVQKRAIKLARRNAKPVIVATQMLDSMIENSRPTRAEASDVANAVIDGTDAVMLSGETSVGKYPVETVRTMARIVAAAEEDILAKGLPPLTERSKPRTQGGAVARAAAEMGDFLGAKFLVAFTQSGDTARRLSRYRSPIPLLAFTPDPATRSQLSLTWGVETFLGPFVDSTDAMVAQVDELLTEYGRCQKGDTVVITAGSPPGVSGTTNLVHVHHIGEDRGGR; from the coding sequence ATGCGCCGAGCGAAGATCGTTTGCACCCTTGGACCCGCCACCGACTCGTACGACCAGATCAAGGCACTGGTCGACGCGGGAATGGACGTCGCCCGCTTCAACCTCAGCCACGGCGGCCACGCCGAACACGAGGAGCGTTACCGGCGGGTGCGCAAGGCCGCCGACGAGACCGGACGCAGCGTCGGGGTCCTCGCCGACCTCCAGGGCCCGAAGATCCGGCTCGGCCGTTTCGCCGAGGGGCCGGTGCTCCTCGAACGCGGCGACACCTTCACCATCACCGTCGAGGACGGTGTCGACGGCGACCGGCAGTCCTGCGGGACGACGTACAAGGGACTCGCCGGCGACGTCACGCCCGGTGAGCGCATCCTCGTCGACGACGGCAAGGTCACCCTGGAGGTCACCGAGGTCGACGGGCCCCGCGTGCGCACCAGGGTCGTCGAGGGCGGCATGGTCTCCGACCACAAGGGGCTGAACCTCCCCGGCGTCGCGGTCTCGGTGCCCGCCCTCTCCGAGAAGGACGAGGCGGACCTGCGCTGGGCCCTGCGCACCGGCTTCGACGTCATCGCGCTGTCGTTCGTGCGCAGCGGCCGGGACGTGGAGGACGTGCACCGGATCATGGACGAGGAGGGCCGCCGCCTCCCGGTGATCGCCAAGGTCGAGAAGCCGCAGGCGGTCGAGAACATCGAGGACATCGTCGCCGCCTTCGACGGCATCATGGTCGCCCGCGGCGACCTGGGCGTCGAGATGCCGCTGGAGCAGGTGCCGATCGTCCAGAAGCGCGCGATCAAACTGGCCAGGCGCAACGCCAAGCCGGTGATCGTGGCGACCCAGATGCTCGACTCGATGATCGAGAACTCCCGTCCGACCAGGGCCGAGGCGAGCGATGTCGCCAACGCGGTGATCGACGGCACGGACGCGGTGATGCTGTCCGGCGAGACCAGCGTCGGCAAGTACCCGGTGGAGACGGTCCGGACGATGGCGAGGATCGTGGCGGCGGCCGAGGAGGACATCCTCGCCAAGGGCCTGCCGCCGCTGACCGAACGCAGCAAGCCCCGCACCCAGGGCGGAGCCGTGGCCCGCGCGGCGGCCGAGATGGGCGACTTCCTGGGCGCGAAGTTCCTGGTCGCGTTCACCCAGTCCGGCGACACCGCCCGCCGGCTGTCCCGCTACCGCTCCCCGATCCCGCTGCTCGCCTTCACCCCCGACCCGGCCACGCGCTCGCAGCTCAGCCTGACCTGGGGCGTGGAGACCTTCCTCGGACCGTTCGTCGACTCCACCGACGCCATGGTGGCCCAGGTCGACGAACTCCTCACCGAATACGGCCGCTGCCAGAAGGGCGACACGGTCGTCATCACGGCCGGCTCCCCGCCCGGGGTCTCCGGAACGACCAACCTCGTGCACGTCCACCACATCGGCGAGGACCGCGGCGGGCGGTGA
- a CDS encoding SIMPL domain-containing protein, whose protein sequence is MTTADTADVQPAVPYGTPDAPRIAVRGEARLEVDPEIARIGVTVSARGRDRRAALEDLTRRNAAVLELVKSYGDAVERLETGAFSLTPELTKHGKGERIRTYHGGVRVTAELTDFTALGELTTRLADVDLTRVDGPWWSLRRDSPTYREARQEAVRQAVRRAREYAEALGTTLAALVELADIGAEAPAAPAYPAAFGRARTGGAAFGSAEPGAAPALDLEPQRQHVYAAVNARFTMAPPRL, encoded by the coding sequence ATGACCACCGCCGACACAGCCGACGTCCAGCCCGCCGTCCCCTACGGGACCCCCGACGCCCCGCGGATCGCCGTCCGCGGCGAGGCCCGTCTGGAGGTCGACCCGGAGATCGCCCGCATCGGCGTCACCGTCAGCGCCCGCGGCCGCGACCGGCGCGCCGCCCTGGAGGACCTGACCCGCCGCAACGCGGCCGTCCTGGAACTGGTGAAGTCCTACGGCGACGCGGTGGAACGGCTGGAGACGGGCGCCTTCTCCCTCACCCCGGAACTCACCAAGCACGGCAAGGGCGAGCGCATCCGCACCTACCACGGCGGGGTCCGCGTCACCGCCGAGCTGACCGACTTCACCGCGCTCGGCGAACTGACCACCCGCCTCGCCGACGTGGACCTGACCCGGGTCGACGGCCCCTGGTGGTCCCTGCGCCGCGACTCGCCCACCTACCGCGAGGCCCGGCAGGAGGCGGTCCGGCAGGCGGTGCGACGGGCCCGCGAGTACGCCGAGGCGCTGGGCACCACACTGGCCGCGCTGGTCGAGCTCGCCGACATCGGCGCGGAGGCACCGGCGGCCCCGGCCTACCCGGCGGCTTTCGGGCGGGCGCGGACGGGCGGCGCGGCCTTCGGGTCGGCGGAGCCCGGGGCGGCCCCGGCACTCGACCTGGAGCCGCAGCGTCAGCACGTGTACGCCGCGGTCAACGCCCGCTTCACGATGGCGCCGCCCCGTCTGTAG
- a CDS encoding 5'-nucleotidase C-terminal domain-containing protein produces the protein MPLNRRKFLKKSAVTGAGAAVAGAVAAPTAQAAPAARGGKPAKRYSFTVMGTTDLHGNIFNWDYFKDAEYSDAKGNAKGLARIATLVEQVRAEKGRRNTLLLDAGDTIQGTPLTYYYAKVDPITAEGGPVHPMAQAMNAIGYDAVALGNHEFNYGIETLRRFEEQCDFPLLGANAVDAKTLRPAFPPYLMKTFRVPGLPPVKVAVLGLTNPGIAIWDKAYVQGRLAFPGLEEQAAKWVPKLRSMGADVVVVSAHSGSSGTSSYGDQLPYVENAAADVARQVPGIDAILVGHAHVEIEELLVTNERTGKTVVLSEPLCYAERLTLFDFELVFRKGRWEVESVKASLRNSNTVEDHPYIAKLLDDEHAKVVAYVNQVVGTATETLTTADARYKDAPVIDLITTVQEDVVKAALAGTEHAALPVLAQASPFSRTSEIPAGEVTIRDLSSLYVYDNTLVAKLMTGAQLRAYLEYSAEYFTQTAAGAPVDVDKLTNAGGRPDYNYDYVSGLSYDIDIAQPAGSRIRNLTYGGAPLDDAQRFVFAVNNYRANGGGAFPHVASAPELWSESTEIRTRIAEWVTAKGVLDPKDFASATWRLTRNGTPVFPAP, from the coding sequence ATGCCGCTGAACCGCCGGAAGTTCCTGAAGAAGTCCGCCGTGACCGGAGCGGGCGCGGCCGTCGCCGGCGCGGTGGCCGCGCCGACCGCGCAGGCCGCCCCGGCGGCGCGGGGCGGGAAGCCGGCCAAGCGCTACTCCTTCACCGTGATGGGCACCACCGACCTGCACGGCAACATCTTCAACTGGGACTACTTCAAGGACGCTGAGTACTCCGACGCCAAGGGCAACGCCAAGGGCCTGGCGCGGATCGCCACGCTGGTGGAGCAGGTCCGTGCGGAGAAGGGCCGCCGCAACACCCTGCTGCTGGACGCCGGTGACACCATCCAGGGCACCCCGCTGACGTACTACTACGCCAAGGTCGACCCGATCACCGCCGAGGGCGGCCCGGTGCACCCGATGGCGCAGGCGATGAACGCCATCGGGTACGACGCGGTGGCGCTCGGCAACCACGAGTTCAACTACGGCATCGAGACCCTGCGCAGGTTCGAGGAGCAGTGCGACTTCCCGCTGCTCGGCGCGAACGCGGTGGACGCGAAGACGCTGCGGCCCGCCTTCCCGCCGTACCTCATGAAGACGTTCAGGGTGCCGGGCCTGCCGCCGGTCAAGGTGGCCGTGCTCGGTCTGACCAACCCGGGCATCGCGATCTGGGACAAGGCGTACGTCCAGGGCAGGCTGGCCTTCCCCGGTCTGGAGGAACAGGCCGCCAAGTGGGTGCCGAAGCTGCGCTCCATGGGCGCGGACGTGGTCGTCGTCTCGGCGCACAGCGGCTCCTCCGGCACGTCGTCCTACGGCGACCAGCTGCCGTACGTGGAGAACGCCGCCGCCGACGTGGCGAGGCAGGTGCCGGGCATCGACGCGATCCTGGTCGGCCACGCGCACGTGGAGATCGAGGAGCTGCTGGTCACGAACGAGCGGACCGGGAAGACGGTCGTCCTCTCGGAGCCGCTGTGCTACGCCGAGCGGCTGACCCTGTTCGACTTCGAGCTGGTCTTCCGCAAGGGCCGCTGGGAGGTCGAGTCGGTCAAGGCGTCGCTGCGCAACTCGAACACGGTCGAGGACCACCCGTACATCGCCAAGCTGCTCGACGACGAGCACGCGAAGGTGGTGGCGTACGTCAACCAGGTCGTCGGGACCGCGACCGAGACCCTGACGACGGCCGACGCCCGCTACAAGGACGCCCCGGTCATCGACCTGATCACCACGGTGCAGGAGGACGTGGTGAAGGCGGCCCTCGCGGGCACCGAGCACGCCGCGCTGCCGGTGCTGGCGCAGGCCTCGCCGTTCTCCCGCACCAGTGAGATCCCGGCGGGCGAGGTGACGATCCGGGACCTGTCCAGCCTGTACGTGTACGACAACACGCTGGTCGCGAAGCTGATGACGGGCGCGCAGCTGCGGGCGTACCTGGAGTACTCGGCGGAGTACTTCACACAGACGGCGGCCGGCGCGCCGGTCGACGTGGACAAGCTGACCAACGCCGGCGGCCGCCCGGACTACAACTACGACTACGTCTCGGGTCTGTCGTACGACATCGACATCGCCCAGCCGGCCGGTTCCCGCATCAGGAACCTCACCTACGGCGGTGCCCCGCTGGACGACGCGCAGCGGTTCGTGTTCGCGGTGAACAACTACCGCGCCAACGGCGGCGGCGCGTTCCCGCACGTCGCCTCGGCGCCGGAGCTGTGGTCGGAGTCGACGGAGATCCGCACCCGGATCGCCGAGTGGGTGACGGCGAAGGGCGTGCTGGACCCGAAGGACTTCGCGTCGGCGACCTGGCGGCTGACGCGGAACGGCACGCCGGTGTTCCCGGCGCCGTGA
- a CDS encoding SidA/IucD/PvdA family monooxygenase has product MTPAPAPDDSRTERTAAPRDLVGVGIGPLNLSLAALAHPLTEVDAVFYEQRPAFDWHPGLLIEDATLQVPFLADLVTLADPASPWTFLNYLKSRERLFPFYFAERFHIRRAEYDAYCRWVCENLPGLRFAHQVDAVRWNPERDVFEVDHTQLDADGEAEALGRTYTRNVVLGIGSEPHVPDPLRPLVDLPGVPVVHAADYLHHRETFLAAGHVTVIGAGQSGAEIFLDLLKARPAGRERLHWLGRTEAFAPMEYSKLGLEHFTPDYTRYFHALAEPVRDALVSAQWQLHKGIDAATLAAIHDELYRRTLHGGWPDAVLTPGVRVRTAGRIAATKVELHLEHVQQGTRTRLTTDAVVLATGYRERPLDRILAGLDPYLRRDSRGRPRVDDDFRLVLDPSVTGAVYVQNAGLHSHGVGTPDLGLAAWRGATILNALTGKEPYPLPDRTAFTTFGLEQPQPRIPAGRCPKALTPLADGI; this is encoded by the coding sequence ATGACCCCGGCCCCCGCCCCTGACGACTCCCGCACCGAGCGCACCGCGGCACCCCGCGACCTGGTCGGCGTCGGCATCGGACCGCTGAACCTCTCCCTCGCCGCCCTCGCCCACCCGCTCACCGAAGTCGACGCCGTCTTCTACGAGCAGCGCCCCGCCTTCGACTGGCACCCCGGCCTGCTCATCGAGGACGCCACCCTCCAGGTGCCCTTCCTCGCCGACCTGGTGACCCTCGCCGACCCCGCCAGCCCCTGGACCTTCCTCAACTACCTCAAGTCCCGCGAGCGCCTCTTCCCCTTCTACTTCGCCGAGCGCTTCCACATCCGGCGCGCCGAGTACGACGCCTACTGCCGCTGGGTCTGCGAGAACCTCCCCGGACTGCGCTTCGCCCACCAGGTCGACGCCGTCCGCTGGAACCCCGAACGGGACGTCTTCGAGGTCGACCACACCCAGCTCGACGCCGACGGGGAAGCGGAGGCCCTCGGCCGCACGTACACCCGCAACGTCGTCCTCGGCATCGGCAGCGAACCCCACGTCCCCGACCCGCTGCGGCCCCTGGTCGACCTCCCCGGCGTGCCGGTCGTGCACGCCGCCGACTACCTGCACCACCGCGAGACCTTCCTCGCCGCCGGACACGTCACGGTCATCGGCGCCGGCCAGTCCGGCGCCGAGATCTTCCTCGACCTGCTCAAGGCCCGCCCGGCCGGCCGCGAGCGGCTGCACTGGCTCGGCCGCACCGAGGCGTTCGCACCCATGGAGTACTCCAAGCTCGGCCTGGAGCACTTCACCCCCGACTACACCCGCTACTTCCACGCCCTCGCCGAGCCCGTCCGCGACGCGCTCGTCTCCGCCCAGTGGCAGCTCCACAAGGGCATCGACGCCGCCACCCTCGCCGCCATCCACGACGAGCTGTACCGCCGCACCCTGCACGGCGGCTGGCCGGACGCGGTCCTCACCCCGGGCGTCCGCGTCCGCACCGCCGGCCGGATCGCCGCCACCAAGGTCGAACTGCACCTGGAACACGTCCAGCAGGGCACCCGCACCCGGCTCACCACCGACGCGGTCGTCCTCGCCACCGGCTACCGCGAGCGCCCGCTCGACCGGATCCTCGCCGGCCTCGACCCGTACCTGCGCCGCGACAGCCGCGGCCGCCCCCGCGTGGACGACGACTTCCGCCTCGTCCTGGACCCGTCCGTCACCGGCGCGGTCTACGTGCAGAACGCCGGACTGCACTCGCACGGCGTCGGCACCCCGGACCTCGGCCTGGCCGCCTGGCGCGGCGCGACCATCCTCAACGCGCTGACCGGCAAGGAGCCCTACCCCCTGCCGGACCGGACCGCGTTCACCACCTTCGGCCTGGAACAGCCACAGCCCCGGATCCCGGCCGGGCGGTGCCCGAAAGCGCTGACGCCCCTCGCGGACGGGATCTGA